The DNA region CGCGTGACTTGAGGATCCCCCCGCCGGAGTAGATGACCGGCCGGCGGGCCGCGCATGATCGAGTGTCTTGTGTTTCAACTCGTCAAAGGTTCACAATAAGTACTGTGACACCTTCCGACTCCTGTATGGGAGAGAATCGGTTGTTGCCAGAATATATGGCGCATCGATCATGGGGATACCAATGGCCCGCTTATATGACAACTTAGATAAGGGGAGTGTTGCTTTGGGGAGTTGATCTGGATGGGGAAACGATCACGGGCCGCAGGGGAGCGGTGTGCTCGACCAAATCATAGTGCGGGGCAAGTATTGAGGGGAAAAATAATACTTGGGCAGACAAGATAGCAGATTCAATTCTGTAATGCAACTCTTTTTCTATGCTATTCTCCTGATATTTTGCAACGCAAAGCCATATTTTTAGATGAAATACTTATTGGCATATTGAGAGAAAATAATAAATAGAGTTTCATTTGTCAATAAATAACTCTTGTTTAACGAGTTACAGGCTTGCTATTGGCCCTCGGCAGTGTCTGTGCCGTTGAGTTGTCGCTGGGCGAGGTCGCGGTCGAGCAAGAACAAGCCGTTGCCCTCTATGCCGACCAGCTTGATCGTGTCGATCAATTCCCTGACAATGGCTTCTTCTTCGACCTGTTCAGCAATAAACCACTGGAGAAAGGTATGGGTGGCGTGGTCGCGTTCGGACAGGGCGAGATCGGCGATGTTGTAGATGCTTTGAGAGACTCTTTGTTCCTGGGCAAGGCTGTCTTCAAATACTTCCAGAGGGCTGTCCCAACACTGTTTGGGGGTATCAATGGCGCTAAAGCGTATATCGGCCTCGCGGTCGTCAAGGAAGTCGTATATTTTCATGCCATGGGTGAGTTCTTCCTGGGCTTGAACGCGCATCCAATGGGCAAAGCCGTTGAGATTTTGCGTGAGAAAATACGCGGACATCGCCAGATAACTATAAGCCGAGTAATATTCCATATTGAGTTGCTCATTGAGCGCGGCGTTTATGTTTGTGTTGATCATGGTGTCCTCCTGTTGCGATAGGGGGAGAAAAACAGTATCCAAAAGGGGGGGATAAGTATAAGAAAAATATGGGTTTTGTCAACCTGTTAAAATAACTGATTGATTATACTTTAGTTATATAAGAAATTCCCAATGGTGTAGTGAATTTTTCTATTGATTCTTTTTGCAAAATTGCGTAAACCTTTAGTAACTTTTGGATGTGGAGCATTTGATTACCCCAGTGTGGCCCATAAGTCACCCAACAGGAGGTTTGTTTTTTCTTATGATTCCCGAAAAGGTCCTCATGGCTTTGAACGAGCAACTCAATTTTGAGTTCCATTCGGCATTTCACTATCTCGCCATGGAGACGTATTTTCACGAGGTAAATCTGCACGGGTTTGCCCATTATATGCGCGAGCAATACAAAGAAGAACGGCAGCACGCGCTCAAGATTGTGGATTATATTAATGCGCGGAACTGTCGGGTTCTGCTCAAGCAGATCGCCGAACCACCTTCTGAGTGGGCATCCCCTCTGGAGGTTTTTGAAGATGCGCATCAGCAAGAGCAGAAATCCAGTGGGATGATCAATGATCTGGTTGATCTCTCACTGAACGAGCGCGACCATGCAACGGAGATTTTCTTGAAGTGGTTTATCGAGAAACAGGTAGAAGAGGAGGCGCAAATCAGCAGTATTGTGCAAAAGTTGAAGCTGGTAGGCGATGACGCTTATGGTCTGTTTTTACTGGATCGGGATATGGGGGGATAGATAAGCGATCGTGTCTGCAGGCAGACTGAATACAGAAGCACTCTCAGAGATATACACTGAGGGTGCTTTTTTATGTGGGTACAATGAGAGGAAATTTTTTGACGGGATGGATAATTTGCTGTACGCGAATATCAAATGCATCTGAAATCACTTCTGGCGTCAATACCTGATCGGGAGCACCACTGGCCACTTGTTCGCCATTTTTCAATACATGTACCTCGTCGGCATATTGGGAAGCCAGGTTGAGGTCGTGCAACACGCAGAGCACACCTGTTTCATTGCTGGCCCATTTCCGTGCCAGTTGCAATACCTGATGTTGATGCGATAAATCCAGGCTTGTCGTTGGTTCGTCCAGCAGCAGGTATCGCCCTGCGGTGAGATGTTTGTCCCAGATTTGGGCCAGTACGCGCGCAAATTGCACCCGCTGTTGCTCTCCTCCCGATAGTGTTGGATAAACGCGCTGTTCCAGGTGCGCCACGCCTACCCATTTCAAAGCCTCCTGTGCAATCTCATAATCCCGCGCGCTTTCTATGCCTTTTACGTGTGGGAAGCGCCCCATGAGCACCACGTCTAAAACGCGGAAGGGGAAAGTCAAAAAAGACTGTTGTGGTAAAATCGCGCGCTGTTTCGCACATTCAACAGGTGTTAAATCGGCAATCGGACACCCATCTATCCTGACCGTTCCCTCAGAGGGGACCCACTCACCACACATCACTTTTACCAATGTGGATTTGCCCGCGCCATTTGGCCCGAGCACGGCTACAACTTTGCCCGGTGCGATCTGGATCGAAACGCGTTTGAGCAGATGGTGCCCATCAATCAGAACAGAAACCTGGCGCGCTTCAAACATCAAAACACCTGTCGGTTGCGATTTTGTAGTAATAAAAACAGGAAAAAGGGTACGCCGATGACTGCTGTTACAATGCCTATGGGCAATTCGGCAGGTGCGACAAGCGTGCGTGCTACCAGATCAGCGGCCATCAATAGAGAAGCCCCCAGGAGTGCTGCCCCCGGGATTAAGTAGCGATGATCTGGCCCAATTGACAACCGCAGAAGGTGCGGCACCACCAGGCCGACAAATCCGATTATGCCCACCACAGAAACCGATGCACCCACAGCGAGCGCGGCCAGTGTCACCACTTCGCGCTTCATGCGTTCGACAGATACGCCCAGATGTCTGGCTTCGGCTTCGCCCAATAAAAAGATGTTGAGCGCGCGTCCATAGAGACCGAGCAAACAGACTGATATAATAATAAAAGGCGTTACTACGCTCACCGAGGTCCAGGTCGCGCCACCCATGTTGCCCATGCTCCAGAATGTGATATTGCGCAACTGGGCATCTGTTGCCACAAATGTCAATAAACCCGTTAATGCACCGCTCAACGCATTGATGGCAATGCCGGCCAACAGCATTGTTGCAACAGCTACGCGTCCACTTGTCGCGGACAATTGATAGACCAGTAGTGTTGCAGCGACCCCTCCGATAAATGCGGCAATGGGCAGTGTAAAGATGCCCAAAATCTCCGACAGGCCCTTCAATACAGTCGCACCCAGGACAATCACCGATACCGCAGCTAATGCGGCGCCACTTGACACGCCAATCAAACCGGGGTCGGCCAATGGGTTGCGGAAAAGCCCCTGCATGGCAGCGCCAGATACAGCCAATCCGGCTCCGACGAGCACGTTCAACAGGACTCTCGGTAGCCGAATGGCGACGACAACAGCTTCCTGGTGCGATTGAAATGTTTGCTCAACAGAAAATCCCATTCGTTTTGCAAAAATCGACAAAACCTGTGCGGGTGTAACAGATACTGCGCCAATGCCCACCGAGGCCACCACCAGTACGCATAGCAAGGCGCACAGTGCCAGCAATATCAGAGAGGTTCGTTTTATTTGTAAGCGCGAAATGCGAATACCATCCCGTTGTAAAACTGTTGGTGCCGCGCTCATGACCCATCTTTCAATTGTGGGTGTAATAGATGAGACAGGTCGCGCACTGCATCGGCCAATCGGGGACCGAATCCCAACAGATAAATGCCATTCATCGTCACAATGCGCCGTTTCTGCCCCGCCGGTGTCAATGCTACGCCGGGTACTTTGAGCAGATCATCTATATCACCCAGGCTTTCCAGTCCGCTTTCGAGCATCAAAATGACATCGGGTGCCGCAGCGACTACTGCCTCAGACGTTAAAGGTTTATATCCGTCGTATTCGGTCACGGCATTCACGCCGCCTGCCAAATTGATCACGGCATCGGCAGATGTATTTTTTCCCGATACTAACATTGTGCCCTGCCCCCGTGCATAGATAAATAATACGCGGGGATGACGAGAGACTTTTGCGAGCAATTGGCGCGTTTGCTGCATATCGTCAGATAATTTTTGTGCGAGAGCCTCCCCTTTTTCCGTCTTTTTTATTGCGCTGGCAATCACACGGATCTTTTTTAAAGCTACATCTACGGTATGTGAGTCGGGCAGTACCACTACCCGTACGTCGGCCTGGCGAATTTGTTCCAGAGCCGCGGGTGGCCCCGCATCTGCACTGGCCAATACCAGGGTTGGGTTTAGAGACAATACGCCTTCGGCTGAGAGCCGGCGCTGGTATCCCACTTTGGGCAGGGATGTCGCGGCTTCGGGATATTGGCTGGATGTATCTACACCTACCAGGAGTGAATCGGCGGCGAGTGCGTACACAATCTCTGTGATGTCGCCACCTACCGATACGACGCGCTGTGCGTGTTCATCGGCATGGGCTTGTGCGAATAATCCGCAACACAGGATTAGAAGAATGATTACGCGACGCATTAGACCGTCTCCTTACGTTCAGAGCCCAGAAAAACCTCGTGAATCTCCAATTGGTTTGAACCTGTAAACGCCTCTTTGGGCAACGATCCCGATCTGGCGTGGCCTTTTTGAAATGCTTCGGAATTGACCCAGTTTTTGAAATGTTCGTGCGATTCCCAAAAGGTGAGCACGATATAGGGATGATCCTTTTTTTTCGGGCGTAATACTTTGTTGGAGATAAAACCCGGCATGCCATCCACCAGGTGTGCTCGATTGCGAAAACGCTCTTCAAATTGCTCGGCGTATTCTGGATTTACAAAGATGCGATTGGCAACAGCTATCATAACAGACCTCCTGTCTCGTGTTTCAATTACCGAAGCGAGCGCGTCCCGTCGGGTTGAAACGTGTAAGTGAAATTGTAAAAACGCGATTGTGCACCGGTAGATGGTACTGCGTCACCGCCTTTGTAATAGCTCGTAAATTTGAGCTTGGCATAGCGTCCATCTGCGGTGCGGATAACCAGTACGACCCCCGGGTTCATCAGGATAGCATGGGGTGGAAAACCCTCAGGCCCGGTATATGTGTACCATGCTCTGCCGATAGCGGGAAGACCGGCCTGATCCTGTACGTATCCCGATTCGGGGGCTGTTGATAGGGTATCGTAATCTGTTGCTGTGAAAATGATTGCACCACCTTGACCGGGACCACTGATACCGCTGTTGGTTAAGACGGTCGTGGATTTAAACGCGAGGTCCCATTTTGTGGAGTTGGAATCTGCCGGCGATACAATGGCGCTGTCTCGAAGGCTGTAATACGTGAAGGCGTCCTTGCGATCCGGATCGGCGGGAATATCGCGTGCGTTCACTTCTGTTAGTGTTGTGATTGGCGCAGGGGCTGGCGCGGCTTCACTGCCGAATACCTGGACGAAGAGTAAGAAGTCTGCAAAATCAACCATTCCACTGTTGTCGAGGTCGTATAAGGCCTCTGTTGTGCCAAAAGCCTGGGCAAACTGGAGAAAGTCGGGAAAATCGACTTTGCCACTGCCGTCAAAATCGGCATTGGACGGTGTTTGTGCCAGGGCTGGCGCTGTTGCTAAAACAAGAATACAAAAGAATAACAGGTTTAGAGTTTTCACGACGGTATCCTCCCTGAAAATTTGAAGTGATTAGAAGCTCTTTGTCAATCCCGCATAGAGTGTTCGCCCGGGTAGTGAAGGGGTGTAGTCCAGTCGTTTTTCATCGAATATGTTGTCGATGCCCAATTGAACTGTCGCTACTTTGCGGATGTGTTGGGATATGGAGATGTGCCAGAGGTCATAACCGGGTGCATATTCTTCTGGTGCGTCTAAGATGGTATTTAAGTTGCGGTCGCGATAACCGTACCGCCCCCGATAAATACCGCGCAAACTCCCGCTAAATCCGAGTTTCTCATTGTGAAAAAAGAATCGCATAGTGGCCATGTGTTTTGAGCGGTTGTACAAACCGCCGTATTCGGATATTTCAACGTGGCGCAGCTTGTTGGTTTCTGTGTCAATTTTTACAATTTGATCGGCTTCGATTTTGTCTAGGACTTCTTCGTCTCCGGTTTCCAAATACTGATAGCCCGCAGATAAGGTCACGCCTGGGAATGGGTTTAGTGTGAGGTCGCTTTCTATGCCTTTTGTAAAGACGCGATTGAGGTTGAAATAGGTATAGACACTCTGGCCGCTCATTTTGCGCGCGATGGGCGAGGCTTCGATGAGGTCCTGTACGTTATTGCGGAAGAAATTGATTTTGGCGGATATACTGGGGCGCGGGGCGATTTCAATGCCTCCGTTATATGAAACCGCACTTTCGGCGCGAATCTGTTCCAGGGATTCAACATCTTGCAAGATGGCGGCAATACGGCCTTCGCGCTGTAGTAATGCCAGGCCTTCGCGCATGAATGTTGATCCCAACACGGAATAACCCACGGAGGGATTTGTAAAATCCAGATACAATTGCTGAAAGGTGGGTGCTTTGAAACCACTGCCGATGGAGGCGCGGAGACGCAGAGAGGGTATCGGTTTGATGAGGAGTGCTGCTTTGGGACTCAGACGGGTTGCGTAATCGCTGTGTGCATCAATGCGTCCGCTGAGGACGATGTTGAGATAGGTGGTGGGCAACCATTCTTCTTGCAAAAAAGCAAAGGTGTTTTGCGAGGTTTGTCGCCCACCTGTGATGCGGTCTGCTTTGACCGATTCCCAAATGCCTCCTGCGCCCACTGTGATCAGATTTGTTTTTCCTATGAGCTTTTGGGCCTGTACTTCGGCTTTGTGATAGGTTTGGGCAAAAGTTGAGGCAGAGTAGGTCTCGCCGCTGTTGCGATAGGTGAGTTCGCTTTTGGTGTGGTATCTGGTGGTGTAAAATTTTCCCGTTATTTGGAGACCGGGTGTCCATTGAAAGACGATTTTGGGATTGATATTCCAATCCGTCAGTCGCGCATCACTGTGGATGGCCTCTATCGCACCGTTTGCGTAGATCTCATCCAGGCTGTACTGGTCTTCTACAAATACCCGCGCCGCAAGCGATAGCGTGGTTCGTTGATTGGGGTGGTAAACGATTTTGGGATTTAACGTGTAGGTGACATATTCTGGCGTGGTTGGAGAAATCGTTTCGGGGGTGTGGTCATATCCGTCACTTTGGCTTCTGTCGATAAAGAATGAGGTTCCAATCTCGCGTTGGTGGGTTTCTAATTCGCCGGTGATATTCAAAGAACCGAAGCTCCCATAGCGCGGACGCACAGATATGGAGAATGGTTTTTCAGGCATTCGCGTGATGAGGTTAATCACCCCGGCGAGTGCCTCACTGCCATAGAGCGACGATGTAGGTCCTTTGACGATTTCTACTTGCTCGAGATTGTTCACCAAAAAGCGATCCAGGTCGAGCGTTCCCGCTGTGCGTCCGATGATGGGTTCGCCATCCAGGAGAATAAGCGTATAATCGGGGTCAAATCCCTGCATCTGAACGCCCATGCCGTGATCGGATATGACGGACAGCCCGGTTTGTTCGGCCAGTAAAGCTCCCAGATTTATTACGCCAGATGCATCGATTTCTCGTTTGGTAATGACCTGGGTTTGGATGGGCGCATTTTCGACTTTGCGAGACGATTTGGTGCCTGTGACAACAATCGGTGGCAATGCAATGGTTTCGGGTGTCAACACGATGGTCATTCGCGCGGTGGTGTTTGTCGAGATTTTTATTTCTTTTTGTATGGGATGATATCCTACCAGACGCGCTATTAGGACGTAATCACCAGCCTGCACATTGTTGAAAGAAAACCGCCCTGTCGATGAGCTCGCAGTTCCCAATGATGTATTTGCAATGGTGATATTCACATTGGGTAGCGGCGTTCTTTCAGATGTTTGCACCACGCCTTGAATCCGACCTGTTTCATCTTTTGCCGCAACGGCATTGCATTGCCAGATCAGGAAGAGGAGCAATCCAATCCATTTCATTCCATCCAGTACGTATCTCATAAGGGCCTCTTTTCCAGATATTGCTGCTGGAAACAGTATTGGTTTAGTTGAGATGAATATGTTGCGGGTTATAATGTATTTGAGGCAAGGGTGGTAGTATTGTATCTGAGAGATCATCGCATTCTTTTGGGAAGTCGTCGCATTCTTTTTGTTTGGGCAAAATGCCTGCGACCTCGCAGTCTTCGATAAATTCCAGGCGTTCTTGGGCGCTGGCGAGACTGTCGCTCATAAGGCAAAATTCATCTGTGGGAAGCACCAGTGTTGTCGATCCATAATTGACCGTAATATGCGATGCCTCAATCGTTCCCTGTTCGACCTGACTGTGTATTGCAAATATTGATTGGCACAATTTTGCAAAGCAATTCATGCACATGCAGATATTGACATAGCCGTAAAAGAGGCAAATGTGGTCCTCTTTGTAGCGATAAACACAGATTGGGTGTGTGCCTTCGGTGTTGTTCGCCAGGATTTGTGAATTGTCCATTGCGTGTTCCTCCAAATAGTTTGTGAGTTGGTTATGGTTGGATGGGGTGGGCGATCTTTTTTTGCACTCGCTGCCCAGGTTGTGCGCCAGAATGAATGCCATCAAGAGTGTCCAGATGAAAACGCCAGAGGGGATGCACAGCAATACGGATGCCCCACTGCTCCATAGAATGAGCGTTTTGGTTGTCAAGTCACAGGCTCCTCTTTGACTCTGGACGAAGGCCACATTGCACTGCGCCACAACAAATAGAACCAACCGATGATGGCCCCGAAAGTGAGGGCCGCGAAAATTGCGATAGTAGCCCAGACGCCCGTTGGTGTATCGGGCAGAGAAGATGCAACAGGTGGGCCGGGTATTGCGCCCGGTCCCTCAAATACGGTTTTGTAAGTGGTATTGTCCCACATTGCGATTTGCAATTGAAGCGGGGTATTGGGTTTAGTGGTGAGGGTGACCGTTGGTGCAGATGCCATTCCTTTCAAATTGACGGATTCGCCCTCCAATTCGCCTATAGAAACTCCTTTGTAATTTGGAAAACCTTTGCCCAAAAACTTTGCGGTGAGTCGCATGCCTTCTGATGGATTGCAAGGAACTGCACAGGTCATTCTTATTTGATAGGGGCCAACGGGTTGCTCGGTGATGACAAATGGTGGGGCGGTTTGTGCGCCGTAATTGTAAATGCCTTCAATTGTGGAGAACACTGCAACAATAAAATATGCCAGTGTGAGAATGAAGGACACGGTTGCACCGCGCAACCACGGAAATGCTTGCGAGGGAATAGATTTCTTGCGCACTACCCATAGGTACGTACCTGCTAAAATTGAAAACGACAGCACCAATCCAAAAATGCACCAGATGATTTTGGTTGCGAGACCGCCGAAATAGCCAAAGTGAAGGGGATCTACCAGATCTGTAATGAAAGGTATGGCTGCGAGGTCTGCGCTGTGTTGTATGGCAATAACTTCGCCGCTAAATGGATGCAACAGTATTTTGTTGGCTCGGTCTCTGACGAGTGGATTGCCCGCTTGTCCGTCCAAATAGACCGGTGCGCCAATACGAGTTGGCAGGCGCAGAGATCGGATTGTCAGGCCGGGAAACGCCGCCAGGGCGCGTTTTGCGTATTCGTTGGGCGCGTGCAACGCGGGCTGTGGACCGTAATTGTCGAGTGATGTTTTATCGACCTGAGGAAGAGGCGGTGGCAGCAGTGCTTTGTAGTTGTCTGCGGCTTGAAAACACACTTCAACAAAGTAGAACACGCCTGTAGCCGCACTCAGGAAGACGAATATGAGCACCCATATTCCCGTGGTTTTGTGCAGGTCTGACCAGAGCCTGCGCGGTCCTCTATCCGCGCGTAGTGAGAACAATTGTTTGAGCCAGCCTTTGTAAAAAAAGAATCCAGATAGACTTGATACGAGCAATGTAAATGCGGTGAGCGTGACGAGGACGATGCCTCGCGTGCCGTCGAAAAAACGCCGGTGAAAAGTGCGAAAAAAACGCTGCACATTAAAAAAACTGGTATGGCCTTTCAGCACGCCGGTATATGGATCGAGATAGACTTTTCGCGTTTGTCCGTTTAGGGATACATACGCCAGGGCAGAAAAACCATTGCCTTCGGGTGCATAAATGCCCGACGCGATTCCGTCGGGAAACTCATCGCCCAATGTTTTGTACATTGCACTCCAATCATAAGGCGCGTTGCGGGTTTCGACGCGCATTGCGGGATTGAACAACCAATCTATTTCATGGGATAGAGTGGCAAATGATCCGGAAAAGCAGACCACAAAAAGCAGCAAGCCAGTGTTTAGCCCCAACCAGCCGTGCAGGCGAAAAAGTATCTTGCGCCAATTCATTTTGCCGTTCTATCCCGTTAGATGCCGTGTTGTTCAGGCCTTCTTTAATCAGAATTGATAGCGGACGGTCGTGTCAAAGCTTCTGGGCGTGCCTCTAAACCCACCGATGCGACCGCCATAACCGCCTGGGAAATATTCTTTGCCTGTGAGGTTGTGCAAATTGACGGCGATTTTGAATCGGTCGTAGCGGATGAATATGCCACCGTTGACGACAAAGTAAGAAGGCAGGTTGTCGTCTGTTTGGAACGTCGTGCGCTCGCTGAGATAACTGCCGCCCAGGGCGAAACCGATTTGAGAAGCTGGAGAAAGTGGCATATCATAGCGAGACCAGAATCCGATGGTGTTTTTTGGGTTATTTGGGTTCTTTTTTCCGACATTGTCCGGGTTGGTGTCTTTGGTAATTTCGGCTTTGAGGCTGCGCGCAAAACTGCCGTGTACACTCCAGCGGTCGGTGATAATACCGGCCATGTCGAGTTCGAAACCCTGGCTTTGAATTTCGCCGACCTGAACTCTGCGATCTGGCATGTCTTCGGGCGGGTTTGGATCTCTGAGAATGACATTTTCCTTGGTGATGTGATAAAGCGCGAGGGTGGTATTAAAACGGTTGTCTAAGAATGACGATTTCGCGCCGCCTTCTATTGTCCAGCTATTTTCAGGATCAAAGGGGCCGCCATATCGGTCGGGGTCAAATGTGTAGCTGGAACGGACGGGTTCAAATCCCTGGCTATAACTCAGATAGGTCGAGATTGACGGGATGAGCTTGAACACAGCACCGCCGCGCAAAGACCACTGAGAGTCGCTGGCCCGGTTGTTCGATCCTTCTTCGGCTTTGTCTTCGAATGAGTCGTAGCGGGCACCTATCAGCACGTTGAGCTTATTACCGAGGGCGATCTGGTCTTGAAGATAAAAACCGAAGGCCGAGATGCGGTTGTTGAGGCGCGTGGTCAATTGGGAAATGCCCCGCGGAATATCTACCCCGTAATAGGAATATTTGAGTGGGTTGTTTGCTTGCGCGAAAACGGGATTAAAGATATTGATATTGGGCACCGGCCCGCCCCGGCTGGCGTCTCGAGCGGTTGCAAAGCGGTAAAGACCTTCTGTGAGGGTGTATTCCACGCCCGAGAGTACCGTGTGGTTGATTGATGCGGCGTTGATATCGTAGATCAGGTTTGCGTTGACGGCTCG from Gemmatimonadota bacterium includes:
- a CDS encoding hemin ABC transporter substrate-binding protein codes for the protein MRRVIILLILCCGLFAQAHADEHAQRVVSVGGDITEIVYALAADSLLVGVDTSSQYPEAATSLPKVGYQRRLSAEGVLSLNPTLVLASADAGPPAALEQIRQADVRVVVLPDSHTVDVALKKIRVIASAIKKTEKGEALAQKLSDDMQQTRQLLAKVSRHPRVLFIYARGQGTMLVSGKNTSADAVINLAGGVNAVTEYDGYKPLTSEAVVAAAPDVILMLESGLESLGDIDDLLKVPGVALTPAGQKRRIVTMNGIYLLGFGPRLADAVRDLSHLLHPQLKDGS
- a CDS encoding iron ABC transporter permease produces the protein MSAAPTVLQRDGIRISRLQIKRTSLILLALCALLCVLVVASVGIGAVSVTPAQVLSIFAKRMGFSVEQTFQSHQEAVVVAIRLPRVLLNVLVGAGLAVSGAAMQGLFRNPLADPGLIGVSSGAALAAVSVIVLGATVLKGLSEILGIFTLPIAAFIGGVAATLLVYQLSATSGRVAVATMLLAGIAINALSGALTGLLTFVATDAQLRNITFWSMGNMGGATWTSVSVVTPFIIISVCLLGLYGRALNIFLLGEAEARHLGVSVERMKREVVTLAALAVGASVSVVGIIGFVGLVVPHLLRLSIGPDHRYLIPGAALLGASLLMAADLVARTLVAPAELPIGIVTAVIGVPFFLFLLLQNRNRQVF
- a CDS encoding ferritin, with translation MIPEKVLMALNEQLNFEFHSAFHYLAMETYFHEVNLHGFAHYMREQYKEERQHALKIVDYINARNCRVLLKQIAEPPSEWASPLEVFEDAHQQEQKSSGMINDLVDLSLNERDHATEIFLKWFIEKQVEEEAQISSIVQKLKLVGDDAYGLFLLDRDMGG
- a CDS encoding heme ABC transporter ATP-binding protein; its protein translation is MFEARQVSVLIDGHHLLKRVSIQIAPGKVVAVLGPNGAGKSTLVKVMCGEWVPSEGTVRIDGCPIADLTPVECAKQRAILPQQSFLTFPFRVLDVVLMGRFPHVKGIESARDYEIAQEALKWVGVAHLEQRVYPTLSGGEQQRVQFARVLAQIWDKHLTAGRYLLLDEPTTSLDLSHQHQVLQLARKWASNETGVLCVLHDLNLASQYADEVHVLKNGEQVASGAPDQVLTPEVISDAFDIRVQQIIHPVKKFPLIVPT
- a CDS encoding TonB-dependent receptor: MRYVLDGMKWIGLLLFLIWQCNAVAAKDETGRIQGVVQTSERTPLPNVNITIANTSLGTASSSTGRFSFNNVQAGDYVLIARLVGYHPIQKEIKISTNTTARMTIVLTPETIALPPIVVTGTKSSRKVENAPIQTQVITKREIDASGVINLGALLAEQTGLSVISDHGMGVQMQGFDPDYTLILLDGEPIIGRTAGTLDLDRFLVNNLEQVEIVKGPTSSLYGSEALAGVINLITRMPEKPFSISVRPRYGSFGSLNITGELETHQREIGTSFFIDRSQSDGYDHTPETISPTTPEYVTYTLNPKIVYHPNQRTTLSLAARVFVEDQYSLDEIYANGAIEAIHSDARLTDWNINPKIVFQWTPGLQITGKFYTTRYHTKSELTYRNSGETYSASTFAQTYHKAEVQAQKLIGKTNLITVGAGGIWESVKADRITGGRQTSQNTFAFLQEEWLPTTYLNIVLSGRIDAHSDYATRLSPKAALLIKPIPSLRLRASIGSGFKAPTFQQLYLDFTNPSVGYSVLGSTFMREGLALLQREGRIAAILQDVESLEQIRAESAVSYNGGIEIAPRPSISAKINFFRNNVQDLIEASPIARKMSGQSVYTYFNLNRVFTKGIESDLTLNPFPGVTLSAGYQYLETGDEEVLDKIEADQIVKIDTETNKLRHVEISEYGGLYNRSKHMATMRFFFHNEKLGFSGSLRGIYRGRYGYRDRNLNTILDAPEEYAPGYDLWHISISQHIRKVATVQLGIDNIFDEKRLDYTPSLPGRTLYAGLTKSF
- a CDS encoding PepSY-associated TM helix domain-containing protein, which codes for MNWRKILFRLHGWLGLNTGLLLFVVCFSGSFATLSHEIDWLFNPAMRVETRNAPYDWSAMYKTLGDEFPDGIASGIYAPEGNGFSALAYVSLNGQTRKVYLDPYTGVLKGHTSFFNVQRFFRTFHRRFFDGTRGIVLVTLTAFTLLVSSLSGFFFYKGWLKQLFSLRADRGPRRLWSDLHKTTGIWVLIFVFLSAATGVFYFVEVCFQAADNYKALLPPPLPQVDKTSLDNYGPQPALHAPNEYAKRALAAFPGLTIRSLRLPTRIGAPVYLDGQAGNPLVRDRANKILLHPFSGEVIAIQHSADLAAIPFITDLVDPLHFGYFGGLATKIIWCIFGLVLSFSILAGTYLWVVRKKSIPSQAFPWLRGATVSFILTLAYFIVAVFSTIEGIYNYGAQTAPPFVITEQPVGPYQIRMTCAVPCNPSEGMRLTAKFLGKGFPNYKGVSIGELEGESVNLKGMASAPTVTLTTKPNTPLQLQIAMWDNTTYKTVFEGPGAIPGPPVASSLPDTPTGVWATIAIFAALTFGAIIGWFYLLWRSAMWPSSRVKEEPVT
- a CDS encoding antibiotic biosynthesis monooxygenase, whose product is MIAVANRIFVNPEYAEQFEERFRNRAHLVDGMPGFISNKVLRPKKKDHPYIVLTFWESHEHFKNWVNSEAFQKGHARSGSLPKEAFTGSNQLEIHEVFLGSERKETV
- a CDS encoding ferritin, producing the protein MINTNINAALNEQLNMEYYSAYSYLAMSAYFLTQNLNGFAHWMRVQAQEELTHGMKIYDFLDDREADIRFSAIDTPKQCWDSPLEVFEDSLAQEQRVSQSIYNIADLALSERDHATHTFLQWFIAEQVEEEAIVRELIDTIKLVGIEGNGLFLLDRDLAQRQLNGTDTAEGQ